One window from the genome of Cryptomeria japonica chromosome 6, Sugi_1.0, whole genome shotgun sequence encodes:
- the LOC131876522 gene encoding uncharacterized protein LOC131876522, translated as MVEEENPFFNRYRTRDQDDDDEEISEETIKEAQQDPRFGKFMEKGTLVDESNDKDILQWLCKDKDESKEEASNVKLLTDQYGNGFEIMQKMGYDGKGPIGKIKEGIVEPIQPTSSNTREKTGLGYNKKMKEEVTQNLYEQIHRLQGSSKTDSNEWEWDSPFEWPFEDKYIDVIQTYGLVLY; from the exons ATGGTGGAAGAAGAAAATCCTTTCTTTAATCGATATAGAACACGTGatcaggatgatgatgatgaggaaatatCTGAGGAAACAATCAAAGAAGCACAACAAGATCCCAGGTTTGGTAAATTCATGGAAAAAG GTACTCTAGTTGATGAATCTAATGACAAAGATATCCTACAATGGCTCTGCAAAGATaaagatgaatctaaagaagaGGCCTCAAATGTCAAGTTACTAACAGATCAATATGGTAATGGATTCGAGATAATGCAAAAGATGGGGTATGATGGAAAAGGTCCTATTGGCAAAATAAAGGAAGGCATTGTGGAACCAATACAACCTACATCCTCCAATACAAGAGAAAAGACAGGATTAGGATACAATAAAAAGATGAAAGAAGAAGTCACTCAAAACCTCTATGAACAAATCCACAGATTGCAAGGCAGTTCTAAAACAgactcaaatgaatgggaatgggattcacctTTTGAATGGCCCTTTGAAGATAAATATATTGATGTGATACAAACATATGGACTTGTACTCTATTAA